In a single window of the Anabas testudineus chromosome 17, fAnaTes1.2, whole genome shotgun sequence genome:
- the LOC113172044 gene encoding tripartite motif-containing protein 16-like isoform X2, whose product MAQKGVQLDRETISCSICLDLLKDPVTIPCGHSYCMNCINNFWDEEDGKKLYSCPQCRQTFTPRPVLVKNTMLAVLVEELKKTGLQAAPADHCYAGPEDVACDVCTGRKLKALKSCLQCLVSYCEKHLQPHYDVAPLKKHKLVEPSKKLQENICSRHDEVMKMFCRTDQQCICYLCSVDQHKGHDIVSAAAERTERQRELEGSRQKLQQRIQDREKEVKLLQQEVEAINHSAGQTVEHSEKIFTQLIGVIDKRRSDVKQQIRSQQETEVSRVKELQEKLEQEITELKKKDAELEQLSHTEDHNQFLHNYPSVSALSQSTHSSSINIRPLRYFEDVTAAVSELRDKLQDILRETWTNISQTVTEVDVLLSNPEPKTRAGFLKYSQEITLDPNTANRFLLLSEGNRKVTAMIQQQSFSSHTDRFIKTEQVLSRESLTGCCYWEVEWSGRGVYVAVAYKNIRRTGNWKECRFGFNDKSWVLGCYQYSYEFWYNNIRTPVSGPPSSRIGVYLDHRAGVLSFYSVSETMTLLHRVQTTFTQPLYAGFQISTIHFCLSVK is encoded by the exons ATGGCGCAGAAAGGAGTTCAGCTGGACCGAGAAACTATTTCTtgttccatctgtctggatctactgaaggatcctgtgactattccctgtggacacagttactgtatgaactgtatcAACAATTtctgggatgaagaggatggtaagaaactctacagctgccctcagtgtagacagaccttcacaccgagacctgtgctggttaaaaacaccatgttagcagttttagtggaggagctgaagaagactggactccaagctgctcctgctgatcactgctatgctggacctgaagatgtggcctgtgatgtctgcactgggagaaaactgaaagctctcaagtcctgtcttcaatgtctggtttcatactgtgagaaacaccttcAGCCTCATTATGATGTAGCtccattaaagaaacacaaactggtggagccctccaagaagctccaggagaacatctgctctcgtcacgatgaggtgatgaagatgttctgtcgtactgatcagcagtgtatctgttatctctgctctgtggatcaacataaaggtcacgacatagtctcagctgcagcagaaaggactgagaggcagagagagctggaggggagtcgacaaaaactccagcagagaatccaggacagagagaaagaggtgaagctgcttcaacaggaggtggaggctatcaatcactctgctggtcaaacagtggagcacagtgagaagatcttcactcagctgattggtgtcattgacaaaagaaggtctgatgtgaagcagcagatcagatcccagcaggaaactgaagtgagtcgagtcaaagagcttcaggagaagctggagcaggagatcactgagctgaagaagaaagacgctgagctggagcagctctcacacacagaggatcacaaccagtttctacacaactacccctcagtgtcagcacttagtcaatctacacactcatccagcatcaatatccgtcctctgagatactttgaggatgtgacagcagctgtgtcagagctcagagacaaactacaggacattctgagggagacatggacaaatatctcacagacagtgactgaagtggatgttttactgtcaaatccagaaccaaagaccagagctggattcttaaaatactcacaagaaatcacactggatccaaacacagcaaacagattTCTGTTATTatctgagggaaacagaaaagttacagCAATGATTCAACAACAGTCTTTttctagtcacacagacagattcattaaaactgaacaggtcctgagtagagagagtctgactggatgttgttactgggaggtggagtggagcgGGAGAGGAGTTTATGTAGCAGTCGCATACAAGAATATCAGGAGAACAGGGAACTGGAAGGAATGTAGATTTGGATTCAATGATAAATCTTGGGTTTTAGGTTGTTATCAATACAGCTATGAATTCTGGTACAACAATATCAGAACTCCAGTCTCAGGTCCTCCGTCCTCCAGAataggagtttacctggatcacagagcaggtgttctgtccttctacagcgtctctgaaaccatgactctcctccacagagtccagaccacattcactcagcctctctatgctgg ATTTCAGATATCTACAATTCACTTTTGCCTATCTGTGAAGTGA
- the LOC113172044 gene encoding tripartite motif-containing protein 16-like isoform X1 → MAQKGVQLDRETISCSICLDLLKDPVTIPCGHSYCMNCINNFWDEEDGKKLYSCPQCRQTFTPRPVLVKNTMLAVLVEELKKTGLQAAPADHCYAGPEDVACDVCTGRKLKALKSCLQCLVSYCEKHLQPHYDVAPLKKHKLVEPSKKLQENICSRHDEVMKMFCRTDQQCICYLCSVDQHKGHDIVSAAAERTERQRELEGSRQKLQQRIQDREKEVKLLQQEVEAINHSAGQTVEHSEKIFTQLIGVIDKRRSDVKQQIRSQQETEVSRVKELQEKLEQEITELKKKDAELEQLSHTEDHNQFLHNYPSVSALSQSTHSSSINIRPLRYFEDVTAAVSELRDKLQDILRETWTNISQTVTEVDVLLSNPEPKTRAGFLKYSQEITLDPNTANRFLLLSEGNRKVTAMIQQQSFSSHTDRFIKTEQVLSRESLTGCCYWEVEWSGRGVYVAVAYKNIRRTGNWKECRFGFNDKSWVLGCYQYSYEFWYNNIRTPVSGPPSSRIGVYLDHRAGVLSFYSVSETMTLLHRVQTTFTQPLYAGLWLPYTGDTAEFSKVK, encoded by the coding sequence ATGGCGCAGAAAGGAGTTCAGCTGGACCGAGAAACTATTTCTtgttccatctgtctggatctactgaaggatcctgtgactattccctgtggacacagttactgtatgaactgtatcAACAATTtctgggatgaagaggatggtaagaaactctacagctgccctcagtgtagacagaccttcacaccgagacctgtgctggttaaaaacaccatgttagcagttttagtggaggagctgaagaagactggactccaagctgctcctgctgatcactgctatgctggacctgaagatgtggcctgtgatgtctgcactgggagaaaactgaaagctctcaagtcctgtcttcaatgtctggtttcatactgtgagaaacaccttcAGCCTCATTATGATGTAGCtccattaaagaaacacaaactggtggagccctccaagaagctccaggagaacatctgctctcgtcacgatgaggtgatgaagatgttctgtcgtactgatcagcagtgtatctgttatctctgctctgtggatcaacataaaggtcacgacatagtctcagctgcagcagaaaggactgagaggcagagagagctggaggggagtcgacaaaaactccagcagagaatccaggacagagagaaagaggtgaagctgcttcaacaggaggtggaggctatcaatcactctgctggtcaaacagtggagcacagtgagaagatcttcactcagctgattggtgtcattgacaaaagaaggtctgatgtgaagcagcagatcagatcccagcaggaaactgaagtgagtcgagtcaaagagcttcaggagaagctggagcaggagatcactgagctgaagaagaaagacgctgagctggagcagctctcacacacagaggatcacaaccagtttctacacaactacccctcagtgtcagcacttagtcaatctacacactcatccagcatcaatatccgtcctctgagatactttgaggatgtgacagcagctgtgtcagagctcagagacaaactacaggacattctgagggagacatggacaaatatctcacagacagtgactgaagtggatgttttactgtcaaatccagaaccaaagaccagagctggattcttaaaatactcacaagaaatcacactggatccaaacacagcaaacagattTCTGTTATTatctgagggaaacagaaaagttacagCAATGATTCAACAACAGTCTTTttctagtcacacagacagattcattaaaactgaacaggtcctgagtagagagagtctgactggatgttgttactgggaggtggagtggagcgGGAGAGGAGTTTATGTAGCAGTCGCATACAAGAATATCAGGAGAACAGGGAACTGGAAGGAATGTAGATTTGGATTCAATGATAAATCTTGGGTTTTAGGTTGTTATCAATACAGCTATGAATTCTGGTACAACAATATCAGAACTCCAGTCTCAGGTCCTCCGTCCTCCAGAataggagtttacctggatcacagagcaggtgttctgtccttctacagcgtctctgaaaccatgactctcctccacagagtccagaccacattcactcagcctctctatgctggacTTTGGCTTCCTTATACTGGAGACACTGCAGAGTTCAGTAAAGTGAAATAG
- the LOC113172041 gene encoding tripartite motif-containing protein 16-like: MAQKGVQLDRETFSCSICLDLLKDPVTIPCGHSYCMNCINSFWDEEDGKKLYSCPQCRQTFTPRPVLVKNTMLAVLVEELKKTGLQAAPADHCYAGPEDVACDVCTGRKLKALKSCLQCRVSYCEKHLQPHYDVAQLKKHKLVEPSKKLQENICSRHDEVMKMFCRTDQQCICYLCSVDQHKGHDTVSAAAERTERQRELEGSRQKLQQRIQDREKEVKLLQQEVEAINHSAGKTVEHSEKIFTQLIGLIDKRRSDVKQQIRSQQETEVSRVKELQEKLEQEITELKRKDAELEQLSHTEDHNQFLHNYPSVSALSQSTHSSSINIRPLRYFEDVTAAVSELRDKLQDILRETWTNISQTETEVDVLLSNPEPKTRAGFLKYSQEITLDPNTANTNLLLSEGNRKVTLMWDEQSYSSQTDRFINYYQVLSRESLTGRCYWEVEWTGTEGVDVAVAYKNISRTGRGNACCFGFNDKSWSLRCDNSSYVFMYNNIQTPVSGPPSSRIGVYLDHRAGVLSFYSVSETMTLLHRVQTTFTQPLYAGLCLLNFGVTAVFCKLN; encoded by the coding sequence ATGGCGCAGAAAGGAGTTCAGCTGGACCGAGAAACCTTCTCTtgttccatctgtctggatctactgaaggatcctgtgactattccctgtggacacagttactgtatgaactgtattaacagtttctgggatgaagaggatggtaagaaactctacagctgccctcagtgtagacagaccttcacaccgagacctgtgctggttaaaaacaccatgttagcagttttagtggaggagctgaagaagactggactccaagctgctcctgctgatcactgctatgctggacctgaagatgtggcctgtgatgtctgcactgggagaaaactgaaagctctcaAGTCCTGTCTTCAATGTCGGGTTTcatactgtgagaaacaccttcAGCCTCATTATGATGTAGCtcagttaaagaaacacaaactggtggagccctccaagaagctccaggagaacatctgctctcgtcacgatgaggtgatgaagatgttctgtcgtactgatcagcagtgtatctgttatctctgctctgtggatcaacataaaggtcacgacacagtctcagctgcagcagaaaggactgagaggcagagagagctggaggggagtcgacaaaaactccagcagagaatccaggacagagagaaagaggtgaagctgcttcaacaggaggtggaggctatcaatcactctgctggtaaaacagtggagcacagtgagaagatcttcactcagctgattggtctcattgacaaaagaaggtctgatgtgaagcagcagatcagatcccagcaggaaactgaagtgagtcgagtcaaagagcttcaggagaagctggagcaggagatcactgagctgaagaggaaagacgctgagctggagcagctctcacacacagaggatcacaaccagtttctacacaactacccctcagtgtcagcactcagtcaatctacacactcatccagcatcaatatccgtcctctgagatactttgaggatgtgacagcagctgtgtcagagctcagagacaaactacaggacattctgagggagacatggacaaatatctcacagacagagactgaagtggatgttttactgtcaaatccagaaccaaagaccagagctggattcttaaaatactcacaagaaatcacactggatccaaacacagcaaacacaaacctgttattatctgagggaaacagaaaagttacatTAATGTGGGATGAACAGTCTTATTCTAGTCAAACAGACagattcattaattattatcaggtcctgagtagagagagtctgactggacgttgttactgggaggtggagtggacCGGGACAGAAGGAGTTGATGTAGCAGTCGCATACAAGAATATCAGCAGAACAGGGAGAGGGAATGCATGTTGTTTTGGATTCAATGATAAATCTTGGTCATTAAGATGTGACAACAGCAGTTACGTATTTATGTACAACAATATCCAAACTCCAGTCTCAGGTCCTCCGTCCTCCAGAataggagtttacctggatcacagagcaggtgttctgtccttctacagcgtctctgaaaccatgactctcctccacagagtccagaccacattcactcagcctctctatgctggactttgtcttttaaatttTGGCgtcactgctgttttctgtaaacTCAACTAG
- the LOC113172043 gene encoding tripartite motif-containing protein 16-like yields MAQKGVQLDRETFSCSIFLDLLKDPVTIPCGHSYCMNCINSFWDEEDGKKLYSCPQCRQTFTPRPVLVKNTMLAVLVEELKKTGLQAAPADHCYAGPEDVACDVCTGRKLKALKSCLQCLVSYCEKHLHPHYDVAQLKKHKLVKPSKKLQENICSRHDEVMKMFRHTDQQCICYLCSVDQHKGHDTVSAAAERTERQRELEGSRQKLQQRIQDREKEVKLLQQEVEAINHSAGQTVEHSEKIFTQLIGLIDKRRSDVKQQIRSQQETEVSRVKELQEKLEQEITELKRKDAELEQLSHTEDHNQFLHNYPSVSALSQSTHSSSINIRPLRYFEDVTAAVSELRDKLQDILRETWTNISQTVTEVDVLLSNPEPKTRAGFLKYSQEITLDPNTTHRYLLLSEGNRKVTLMRKHQSYSSHTDRFTECCQVLSRESLTGRCYWEVKWSGRGVHVAVAYKNIRRTGNWKECGFGFNDKSWSLRCDNSSYVFKYNNIKTPVSGPPSSRIGVYLDHRAGVLSFYSVSETMTLLHRVQTTFTQPLYAGLWVFYSDGITAEFSKLK; encoded by the coding sequence ATGGCGCAGAAAGGAGTTCAGCTGGACCGAGAAACCTTCTCTTGTTCGATCTTTCTGGATCTACTGAAGGATCCTGTGactattccctgtggacacagttactgtatgaactgtattaacagtttctgggatgaagaggatggtaagaaactctacagctgccctcagtgtagacagaccttcacaccgagacctgtgctggttaaaaacaccatgttagcagttttagtggaggagctgaagaagactggactccaagctgctcctgctgatcactgctatgctggacctgaagatgtggcctgtgatgtctgcactgggagaaaactgaaagctctcaAGTCCTGTCTTCAATGTCTGGTTTcttactgtgagaaacaccttcACCCTCATTATGATGTAGCtcagttaaagaaacacaaactggtgaagccctccaagaagctccaggagaacatctgctctcgtcacgatgaggtgatgaagatgttccGTCatactgatcagcagtgtatctgttatctctgctctgtggatcaacataaaggtcacgacacagtctcagctgcagcagaaaggactgagaggcagagagagctggaggggagtcgacaaaaactccagcagagaatccaggacagagagaaagaggtgaagctgcttcaacaggaggtggaggctatcaatcactctgctggtcaaacagtggagcacagtgagaagatcttcactcagctgattggtctcattgacaaaagaaggtctgatgtgaagcagcagatcagatcccagcaggaaactgaagtgagtcgagtcaaagagcttcaggagaagctggagcaggagatcactgagctgaagaggaaagacgctgagctggagcagctctcacacacagaggatcacaaccagtttctacacaactacccctcagtgtcagcactcagtcaatctacacactcatccagcatcaatatccgtcctctgagatactttgaggatgtgacagcagctgtgtcagagctcagagacaaactacaggacattctgagggagacatggacaaatatctcacagacagtgactgaagtggatgttttactgtcaaatccagaaccaaagaccagagctggattcttaaaatactcacaagaaatcacactggatccaaacacaacacacagataTCTGTTATTatctgagggaaacagaaaagttacatTAATGAGGAAACATCAGTCTTAttctagtcacacagacagattcactgAATGTTGTCAGGTCCTgagtagagagagtctgactggacgttgttactgggaggtgaAGTGGAGCGGGAGAGGAGTTCATGTAGCCGTCGCATACAAGAATATCAGGAGAACAGGGAACTGGAAGGAATGTGGATTTGGATTCAATGATAAATCTTGGTCATTAAGATGTGACAACAGCAGTTACGTATTTAAGTACAACAATATTAAAACTCCAGTCTCAGGTCCTCCGTCCTCCAGAataggagtttacctggatcacagagcaggtgttctgtccttctacagcgtctctgaaaccatgactctcctccacagagtccagaccacatttactcagcctctctatgctggacTTTGGGTTTTTTACTCTGATGGAATCACTGCAGAGTTCAGTAAACTGAAATAG